One Tolypothrix bouteillei VB521301 DNA window includes the following coding sequences:
- a CDS encoding TonB-dependent receptor, whose protein sequence is MKQEQFVQSLLLTGVFVVLIVIPAKGEKLSKTNVRQSLTSTKTSGGSKQTFDPFKAQKVEPTRKIQQLSEVLLPIKNAQMLLQPLKLTQAASSEAVVLVTAVRAVPTKKGLEVILETSKGQQLQVQNRSSGNSLIVDIPNAQLRLPSGDEFQFQSEKPIAGITEIKVSNQDASTIRVVVIGEKEIPQVELFDSNEGLIFGLMPTGSIAQSPQPSETQQPEPQKPPGDIQPKKPSSTTDELIELLVTGKQDRYNVLDATTATRTDTPIRDIPQSIQIVPRRVIEDQQVIQLDEALRNVSGVVSGGFDTTTETRYSIRGFEGAPVLIDGFRQYGFPSTPETANLERVEVLKGPASILYGEIQPGGVINAVTKKPLSEPFYEAEFQAGNFGLLRPRIDISGPLTRNNNLLYRLNALYLNSDGFRDFDQEFKRFFVSPVLTWNISDRTNITFELQYSDSERPSDNGLLAFGRGVIETPRSRIFNEPDDYIERNFLNTGYTLEHRFSDNWTIRNAFRYINQEVFSDKLTVPFTFDATTGILNRIFAFDDFDSKDYSLQTNIVGKFATGSVKHTLLFGVDLNRNNSSDIIRADFFNPSPINVFNPVYRNSSRPALVNLALDRKSETSRLGVYLQDQIALLDNLKLLAGLRYETFDQKVTNEVGLFSPTGDDPTQNANAWTPRLGIVYQPIQQVSLYASYSKSFIPNTDDFTSNGDPLEPERGEGYEVGVKAELLQGSLSATLAYFDITKQNVATTDPNALGFGSIATGEQQSQGIELDISGEISPGWNIIASYAYTDAEVTKDNNSSIIGNRFSGIPKHSASLWTTYQIQRGNLQGLGFGVGFNYVGNREGDLENTFRLGSYFLTNAAIFYRRDNWRVALNFKNLFNIDYITGSPFSRVNGIYPGEPFTVIGSIAVQL, encoded by the coding sequence ATGAAACAAGAGCAATTCGTTCAAAGCCTGTTGCTCACAGGCGTGTTTGTTGTATTGATAGTAATTCCTGCAAAAGGTGAAAAGTTATCAAAAACCAATGTGCGGCAATCCTTAACGTCAACTAAAACTAGTGGTGGTTCCAAACAAACATTTGATCCCTTCAAAGCACAAAAAGTTGAACCTACTCGGAAGATTCAGCAATTGAGCGAGGTACTGCTTCCAATTAAAAACGCACAAATGTTATTGCAACCATTAAAGCTCACCCAGGCGGCTTCATCAGAAGCAGTCGTGTTAGTGACGGCAGTGCGGGCAGTCCCTACGAAAAAAGGTTTAGAGGTGATTTTAGAGACTTCTAAAGGACAACAGTTACAAGTACAGAACCGCAGTTCTGGAAATAGTTTGATCGTTGATATTCCCAATGCTCAATTACGCCTACCTAGTGGGGATGAATTCCAATTCCAGTCGGAGAAACCTATTGCAGGAATTACTGAAATCAAGGTCAGCAATCAAGATGCTAGTACTATTCGAGTAGTGGTGATAGGTGAGAAGGAAATACCACAAGTTGAGTTATTTGACAGCAATGAAGGTTTGATTTTTGGATTGATGCCAACGGGATCTATAGCACAGTCACCGCAACCATCTGAAACTCAGCAACCTGAACCACAAAAGCCTCCCGGCGATATCCAACCAAAAAAGCCATCATCTACAACTGATGAATTGATCGAATTGTTGGTTACAGGTAAGCAAGATAGATATAACGTACTTGATGCTACCACTGCCACTAGAACTGATACTCCTATCCGGGACATTCCCCAATCGATTCAAATTGTTCCTAGACGAGTCATTGAAGACCAACAAGTGATTCAACTTGATGAGGCACTACGTAACGTTAGTGGCGTTGTTTCCGGTGGTTTTGATACAACTACAGAAACTCGCTACAGTATTCGTGGTTTTGAGGGAGCGCCTGTCTTAATAGATGGTTTCAGACAATACGGCTTTCCATCAACTCCAGAAACAGCAAATTTAGAGCGAGTCGAAGTACTCAAAGGACCAGCTTCGATTTTATACGGTGAGATACAACCGGGCGGTGTGATTAATGCTGTGACTAAAAAACCATTGTCAGAGCCTTTTTATGAAGCTGAATTTCAGGCTGGAAATTTTGGTTTGCTTCGACCTCGGATTGACATTTCCGGTCCGTTAACTAGAAATAATAACCTGCTCTACCGACTGAATGCGTTGTATCTTAATAGTGATGGTTTTCGAGATTTCGACCAAGAATTTAAGCGATTCTTTGTTTCGCCAGTTTTGACTTGGAATATTAGCGATCGCACAAATATAACCTTTGAGTTGCAGTATTCAGACAGTGAGAGACCATCGGACAATGGTCTGCTTGCTTTTGGTAGAGGGGTAATAGAAACTCCTCGCTCGCGCATTTTTAATGAGCCAGACGACTATATTGAGCGGAATTTCTTAAATACTGGCTACACTCTAGAACATCGTTTTAGTGACAATTGGACAATACGCAATGCCTTTCGATATATTAACCAAGAAGTTTTTTCTGATAAGCTAACAGTTCCATTTACATTTGATGCAACAACAGGTATCCTAAACAGGATTTTTGCTTTTGATGATTTTGATTCTAAAGATTACTCATTACAGACAAATATAGTAGGCAAGTTTGCTACTGGTTCGGTCAAACACACCCTGTTATTTGGTGTTGATTTAAATCGAAACAACTCTAGTGACATTATTAGAGCGGATTTCTTTAATCCATCACCCATTAATGTTTTCAATCCAGTTTACAGAAATAGTTCCAGACCTGCTTTAGTAAATCTGGCGTTAGATAGAAAATCTGAGACAAGCAGATTAGGTGTTTATTTACAAGATCAGATTGCATTACTTGACAATCTGAAGTTACTGGCGGGTTTGCGCTATGAAACCTTTGACCAAAAAGTTACAAACGAGGTTGGGCTTTTCAGTCCGACCGGTGACGATCCCACTCAAAATGCTAATGCTTGGACACCACGGCTGGGGATTGTTTATCAACCAATTCAACAGGTTTCTTTGTATGCTAGTTACTCAAAATCTTTTATTCCCAACACTGATGATTTCACAAGTAATGGCGATCCCCTTGAACCTGAACGCGGTGAGGGATATGAAGTTGGAGTCAAAGCTGAATTATTGCAAGGTAGTCTTTCTGCGACCTTAGCCTACTTTGACATTACCAAACAGAACGTTGCTACAACAGATCCAAACGCTCTTGGCTTTGGTTCAATAGCAACGGGTGAACAACAAAGCCAAGGCATTGAACTTGATATTAGTGGGGAAATTTCCCCTGGTTGGAACATTATTGCCTCTTACGCATATACTGATGCTGAAGTTACAAAAGATAACAATAGTTCGATTATTGGTAACAGGTTCTCGGGAATTCCCAAACATAGTGCTAGCCTTTGGACGACCTATCAAATACAACGTGGGAATCTGCAAGGTTTAGGCTTCGGTGTGGGATTCAATTATGTTGGAAACCGCGAAGGAGACTTAGAAAATACTTTTCGTTTAGGTAGCTACTTCTTAACTAATGCCGCCATTTTTTACCGAAGAGACAATTGGCGAGTTGCCCTAAACTTCAAAAACCTTTTCAACATTGACTACATTACTGGTTCACCTTTTAGCAGAGTTAATGGAATTTACCCTGGCGAACCATTTACCGTAATTGGCTCTATTGCTGTGCAATTGTAA
- a CDS encoding serine/threonine-protein kinase yields MVYCSKGHENPIASRFCLHCGEKLDSQGNFAGIQPGQTLGDRYLIVRQIGKGGFGRTYLAEDSNRFNELCVLKEFSPQVQTPYVLQKAEELFQREATVLYKLQHPQIPRFRELFRNKIHGKEYLFLVQDYVEGLTYSSLLEAKKQQGVGFSEAETRLLLEQILPVLQYIHSIGVIHRDISPDNLMLRQIDQLPVLIDFGGVKQVAATVESQYYQSGAVVSPVPPTLLGKAGYSPPEQMQTGLVEPHSDLYALAATILVLLTGKQPQELIDTQSLTWQWRLFANITPSFGMILDKMLSPTPGLRFQSATQVLQALNPIPVVAPPPPPLPIPPQRTEQTLAVSPPSPPSPPPPISPSPPLPLSPSPSTSWWTPAKIIVIAAVLTITAGVGFWGVTQLINSSSDEILSSNDPKLPPEERQRKARLEERRQQLGIDVKFLNDVVNQLFWEKNPNLRNRALTDSPNDLQLRADWDAIADDTLSKISVLSSGSRRQLGSFTSADRDRWKVEVNKVNVGSRSLFDLGDAVFFKYFPQQRGKNFINQPIGQVWHGFVTDKLNAILAGSAFRKISFETGATSTTRKGTLKPGEGQVFIADLRKEQLMEVRLSASLKILLSVYSPSGKLKILEDSQKRNLSLKLTESGFYEFVVVSTASRDALDYALTITATTEDPIPPPTPTPTETPTPTETPTPIETPTETPTPIETPTETPTPIETPTPAPDESNI; encoded by the coding sequence ATGGTTTATTGCTCCAAAGGACATGAAAATCCCATAGCTAGCCGCTTTTGTCTTCATTGCGGCGAAAAATTGGATAGCCAGGGAAATTTTGCTGGTATTCAACCGGGACAGACTTTGGGCGATCGATATCTTATCGTGCGTCAAATTGGTAAAGGAGGATTTGGGCGCACGTATTTAGCTGAGGACAGTAATCGTTTTAATGAGCTTTGTGTTTTAAAAGAATTTTCGCCTCAAGTTCAAACACCATATGTTTTACAAAAAGCGGAAGAACTCTTTCAACGGGAAGCTACTGTTCTCTATAAGTTACAACATCCGCAGATACCCCGGTTTCGAGAATTATTCCGCAATAAAATACACGGTAAAGAATATTTATTTCTCGTACAAGATTACGTAGAAGGGCTAACTTATAGCTCTCTATTAGAAGCTAAAAAACAACAAGGGGTGGGATTTTCAGAAGCAGAAACGCGTTTGCTGTTAGAGCAAATTTTGCCAGTTCTACAATACATTCATTCTATAGGAGTTATTCACCGCGATATTTCTCCTGATAATTTAATGCTGCGCCAGATTGACCAATTGCCAGTTTTAATTGACTTTGGTGGTGTCAAACAAGTGGCTGCAACTGTTGAATCACAGTATTATCAATCAGGTGCTGTAGTATCCCCTGTCCCTCCCACGCTTCTGGGTAAAGCTGGGTATTCGCCTCCAGAACAGATGCAGACAGGTTTAGTTGAACCTCACAGCGATTTGTACGCTTTAGCAGCAACAATTCTCGTTTTACTAACAGGCAAACAACCACAAGAATTAATTGATACACAAAGTCTAACTTGGCAGTGGCGGTTGTTCGCGAACATCACCCCTTCTTTTGGGATGATTTTGGATAAAATGCTGTCACCAACACCAGGACTCCGTTTCCAAAGTGCAACTCAAGTCCTTCAAGCACTTAACCCAATCCCAGTTGTTGCGCCACCACCTCCTCCCCTACCAATACCACCACAACGCACGGAACAAACCCTAGCCGTATCTCCGCCATCCCCACCCTCTCCCCCTCCCCCTATCTCCCCCTCTCCCCCTCTTCCTTTATCTCCCTCTCCCTCCACCAGCTGGTGGACGCCAGCGAAAATAATAGTCATAGCAGCAGTATTAACCATTACTGCTGGTGTAGGTTTTTGGGGAGTTACTCAGTTAATCAACTCTTCTTCCGATGAAATTTTGTCATCAAACGACCCCAAGTTACCCCCAGAAGAACGACAGCGTAAAGCAAGACTTGAGGAACGCCGACAACAGTTGGGGATCGATGTCAAATTTTTAAATGATGTTGTCAATCAATTGTTTTGGGAAAAAAACCCGAATTTACGCAACCGCGCTCTGACAGATTCTCCTAATGATTTACAATTAAGAGCAGATTGGGACGCAATTGCTGATGACACTCTATCCAAAATCTCTGTCTTGAGTTCTGGTTCTCGCAGACAGTTGGGTAGTTTTACCTCCGCCGATCGCGATCGCTGGAAAGTGGAAGTCAATAAAGTTAATGTTGGCAGCCGTTCTTTATTTGATTTGGGAGATGCTGTTTTCTTTAAGTACTTTCCACAACAACGGGGTAAGAATTTTATTAATCAACCGATTGGGCAAGTATGGCATGGATTTGTAACTGATAAACTCAACGCTATCCTCGCAGGAAGTGCTTTCAGAAAAATTTCATTTGAAACAGGAGCTACAAGTACCACACGCAAGGGAACTTTAAAACCGGGTGAAGGTCAAGTTTTTATAGCCGACCTTCGGAAAGAGCAGCTGATGGAAGTCAGACTGAGCGCAAGTCTCAAAATTTTGCTTTCTGTCTACTCACCTAGTGGCAAACTGAAAATTTTAGAAGATTCACAAAAACGGAATTTATCTCTCAAACTTACCGAAAGCGGATTTTATGAATTTGTTGTTGTCTCTACAGCCTCAAGAGACGCTTTAGATTACGCTCTAACCATTACTGCAACTACAGAAGATCCCATCCCACCTCCAACTCCAACGCCCACAGAAACACCTACACCTACAGAAACACCTACACCCATAGAGACACCTACAGAAACACCTACACCTATAGAGACACCTACAGAAACACCTACACCCATAGAGACACCTACACCCGCACCTGATGAATCAAATATATAA
- a CDS encoding NUDIX hydrolase, with protein sequence MKWLEWAQKLQAIAQIGLTYSQNPYDIERFKSIQVIAAEIAATHSNVEHPYILDLFTREVGYATPKVDVRGSVFRDNQILLVKEREDGLWTLPGGWADVGESPSEAVVKEIREESGYLTRVVKLLAVYDRNKQGHPPHPCYVYKLFFLCELIGGSALPSIETEAVDFFPEDGIPELSLGRVTPAQIARLFEHYRNPNLLTDFD encoded by the coding sequence ATGAAATGGCTTGAATGGGCGCAAAAATTGCAAGCGATCGCTCAAATTGGTTTGACCTATTCTCAAAATCCTTACGACATCGAACGATTTAAATCAATACAGGTCATTGCAGCTGAAATTGCCGCAACTCATTCAAACGTCGAACATCCCTACATTCTTGATTTATTTACGCGTGAAGTTGGTTATGCAACTCCCAAGGTTGACGTGCGTGGATCTGTATTTCGCGACAATCAAATATTGTTAGTTAAAGAACGTGAAGACGGTCTTTGGACATTACCTGGCGGATGGGCTGATGTTGGAGAATCGCCAAGCGAAGCAGTCGTCAAAGAAATTCGTGAAGAATCAGGTTATCTTACCCGTGTTGTTAAATTGTTAGCCGTTTATGACAGAAACAAACAGGGTCATCCACCGCATCCCTGTTACGTCTACAAGCTATTTTTTCTGTGCGAACTTATCGGCGGTTCTGCATTACCAAGTATTGAAACGGAAGCAGTTGATTTTTTCCCGGAAGATGGTATTCCAGAACTTTCTCTTGGGCGCGTCACACCAGCTCAGATCGCTCGACTTTTTGAACATTACCGCAATCCAAATTTACTTACAGACTTTGATTAG
- a CDS encoding phosphoglycerate kinase, whose product MSKKSLANLSAADLSGKRALVRVDFNVPLDDAGNITDDTRIRAALPTIQDLTQKGAKVILTSHFGRPKGVDDKLRLTPVAKRLSELLGQEVVKTDDSIGDDVTAKVAALQNGQVLLLENVRFYKEEEQNDPEFAKKLAANADLYVNDAFGTAHRAHASTEGVTNYLSPSVAGYLIEKELQYLQNAIENPQRPLVAIIGGSKVSSKIGVIEALLEKCDKLILGGGMIFTFFKARGLSVGKSLVEEDKLELAKSLEAKAKEKGVAFLLPTDVVVADKFAADANSQTVSVENIPDGWMGLDIGPDSVKLFQDALADCKTVIWNGPMGVFEFDKFAVGTEAVAQTLAEIGKTGAITIIGGGDSVAAVEKVGLADQMSHISTGGGASLELLEGKVLPGIAALDEA is encoded by the coding sequence GTGTCAAAGAAATCTTTGGCAAATTTGTCCGCAGCAGACTTGTCCGGTAAACGCGCCCTAGTGCGAGTTGACTTTAACGTACCTCTAGATGATGCCGGTAACATCACAGATGATACGCGCATTCGGGCAGCTCTACCAACCATTCAGGATTTGACACAGAAGGGAGCTAAGGTAATTCTAACAAGTCATTTTGGACGACCAAAGGGTGTCGATGATAAACTTCGCCTAACTCCAGTTGCCAAGCGCCTCTCTGAGTTATTGGGGCAAGAAGTTGTAAAAACCGATGACTCCATCGGCGATGATGTTACCGCTAAGGTCGCAGCATTGCAAAACGGTCAAGTTCTCTTACTAGAAAACGTCCGTTTTTACAAGGAGGAGGAACAAAATGACCCGGAATTTGCCAAAAAATTAGCTGCAAATGCAGATTTGTACGTTAATGATGCTTTTGGTACCGCACACCGCGCCCATGCTTCTACTGAAGGTGTTACAAATTACCTATCCCCCTCTGTTGCTGGTTATTTGATTGAAAAAGAATTGCAGTACCTGCAAAATGCGATCGAGAATCCCCAACGTCCTTTGGTAGCTATTATCGGTGGTTCTAAAGTTTCCAGCAAGATTGGTGTAATTGAAGCCCTCTTGGAGAAGTGTGACAAGCTGATCCTCGGTGGTGGTATGATATTCACTTTCTTTAAAGCTCGTGGTTTAAGTGTCGGTAAATCTTTGGTAGAAGAAGACAAGCTAGAACTAGCTAAGTCTTTGGAAGCTAAGGCAAAGGAAAAGGGCGTAGCTTTCTTGCTTCCTACTGATGTGGTCGTTGCAGATAAATTCGCTGCTGATGCCAACTCACAAACCGTAAGTGTGGAAAATATACCCGATGGTTGGATGGGATTGGATATTGGTCCCGACTCTGTCAAACTCTTCCAAGATGCCCTTGCTGATTGCAAAACGGTCATTTGGAATGGTCCAATGGGTGTGTTTGAATTTGATAAGTTTGCTGTTGGTACTGAGGCCGTTGCCCAGACTCTTGCCGAGATCGGTAAAACAGGCGCTATTACCATTATTGGCGGTGGTGATTCCGTAGCGGCTGTGGAAAAAGTTGGTTTAGCCGACCAAATGAGCCACATCTCCACTGGTGGGGGCGCTAGCTTGGAGTTGCTTGAAGGTAAGGTACTACCCGGTATCGCTGCCTTAGATGAAGCGTAA
- a CDS encoding thioesterase II family protein has translation MTSTSVFNSWVKFFQPNSQATMRLFCFPYAGGSSLIFRQWSDSLPSTVEVCAVELPGRGMQMKLAPFTRLEPLIEALALAIKPHLDKPFAFFGHSMGALVSFELARFLRKKNTLEPVQLFVSGRRAPQIPDTKPPIHTLCDSEFKEELRRLNGTPKAVLENAELMELLVPIVRADFAVLETYVYSYEPPLNCPITTFGGLEDTEANYEELEAWREQTNSAFSLKMLPGDHFFINSAQSLLLESLAKRLQ, from the coding sequence ATGACCTCCACATCAGTTTTTAACTCCTGGGTAAAATTCTTCCAACCAAATTCGCAAGCCACCATGCGTTTATTTTGCTTTCCCTACGCTGGTGGTAGCTCTCTAATTTTTCGCCAATGGTCAGACAGTCTACCTTCAACTGTAGAAGTTTGCGCTGTGGAACTTCCCGGACGGGGAATGCAAATGAAGTTGGCTCCATTCACTCGACTCGAACCTTTAATTGAGGCTTTAGCTCTAGCAATTAAACCGCATTTAGACAAACCATTTGCCTTTTTTGGTCACAGTATGGGTGCCCTCGTCAGCTTTGAGCTAGCCCGTTTTCTTAGAAAAAAGAATACTTTAGAACCAGTACAGCTGTTTGTTTCTGGTCGTCGCGCTCCTCAAATTCCTGACACAAAGCCTCCGATCCACACTTTATGCGATTCTGAATTCAAAGAAGAATTACGCCGCCTCAATGGGACTCCTAAAGCCGTACTGGAAAATGCCGAATTGATGGAACTACTAGTCCCTATTGTACGAGCAGATTTTGCCGTTTTGGAAACCTATGTTTATAGTTATGAGCCACCGCTTAACTGTCCCATAACAACTTTTGGTGGATTGGAAGATACAGAAGCTAATTATGAGGAACTGGAAGCATGGCGAGAACAAACAAATTCTGCTTTCTCATTAAAGATGCTTCCAGGTGACCACTTTTTTATCAATTCAGCACAGTCTCTCTTGTTGGAAAGTCTAGCCAAGCGTTTACAGTAA
- a CDS encoding MFS transporter: MKSFLKLGLLGSLYVSQFMPFWFLYQALPVFLRQKGLSLQAISIIPLLALPITLKFLWSPLIDRYGFTRWGHYRFWIICFQLLVACTTAICAWVNVERNFIALLLCMAFMCLCCASQDIATDALAVGLLKPEERGLGNAVQSVGASLGSIIGGGGMLILLNQWGWASSLLTLALITVLALIPVFLHREKVATTGLVAYVVGDVFESPTDRSPVTSSVSFVDNVTSVKSSAAISYLKTFTSFCSRPGIRYWLLILLLYSGGSSMAITMFRPLLVDVGLSLSDIGWLLGIVGTSVGIIGGILAGFFIAPLGRKRSLIVFSSLWAFTMMAYLLPAFGITSIPVLYLVASTAFFSIGIMNTATFTIMMDKSRLETPGTDYTVQSSVGSLGSIGAASISGVLAEAIGYRGVFIVGLGVAIASVLMITKFFRTMEI, translated from the coding sequence ATGAAAAGTTTTTTAAAACTTGGGTTGCTTGGTAGTTTGTATGTGTCGCAGTTCATGCCATTTTGGTTTCTTTATCAAGCACTACCAGTATTTTTACGTCAGAAGGGGCTTTCTTTACAAGCAATCAGCATCATCCCACTGCTTGCTCTCCCCATCACATTGAAATTTCTTTGGTCTCCCCTAATCGATCGCTATGGTTTCACTCGCTGGGGACACTATCGCTTCTGGATCATCTGTTTTCAACTTCTTGTTGCGTGTACTACAGCAATATGTGCTTGGGTAAATGTGGAACGCAATTTTATTGCCCTGCTCCTTTGTATGGCTTTCATGTGTTTATGTTGTGCCAGTCAAGACATTGCTACTGATGCCCTTGCTGTAGGCTTATTAAAGCCAGAGGAGCGAGGTCTAGGAAACGCGGTGCAAAGTGTAGGTGCTTCTCTTGGTTCAATCATTGGAGGAGGAGGAATGTTAATATTGCTCAATCAATGGGGGTGGGCTTCCAGTCTACTCACCTTGGCACTCATTACTGTCTTAGCACTGATACCAGTCTTTTTACATCGGGAGAAAGTAGCAACAACGGGTTTGGTTGCGTATGTAGTAGGTGATGTATTTGAAAGCCCCACAGATCGGTCACCCGTAACATCCTCTGTGTCATTTGTTGACAATGTAACATCTGTTAAATCTTCTGCTGCCATTTCTTACCTCAAAACATTCACTAGCTTCTGTAGCCGTCCTGGCATAAGGTACTGGCTACTTATTTTACTACTGTATTCAGGAGGTAGCAGCATGGCAATAACTATGTTTCGTCCTTTATTAGTAGATGTTGGGCTGTCCTTATCAGATATTGGCTGGCTGTTAGGAATTGTTGGGACTTCTGTTGGCATAATTGGTGGGATTCTTGCAGGTTTTTTCATTGCTCCCTTGGGAAGAAAGCGATCGCTGATTGTATTTAGCTCGCTATGGGCTTTTACCATGATGGCTTACTTACTTCCAGCGTTTGGCATCACCAGTATACCTGTTCTCTATTTAGTAGCTAGCACTGCTTTTTTCAGTATTGGCATCATGAACACTGCTACGTTCACTATAATGATGGATAAAAGCAGGTTAGAAACTCCTGGTACCGATTACACTGTTCAAAGTTCAGTTGGGTCTCTAGGTAGTATTGGTGCTGCATCTATCAGTGGTGTTCTTGCTGAGGCAATTGGCTATCGGGGAGTGTTTATCGTTGGCTTGGGTGTAGCGATCGCTAGTGTTTTAATGATTACCAAATTTTTCCGTACAATGGAAATATAA
- a CDS encoding universal stress protein, with amino-acid sequence MFKTVLFPIDQSREAREAADVVVNIVQKYGSSLVLLSVVEEVADSTGSVMTSPETVAQLLENAKSLFSQQGIRAETLERQGKPAFTICDVADEVGADLIIMGCRGLGLTDEGSQDSVTTRVINLSPCPVLIVP; translated from the coding sequence ATGTTCAAAACTGTTTTATTTCCAATTGACCAAAGCAGGGAAGCACGAGAAGCAGCCGATGTGGTTGTGAATATTGTGCAAAAATATGGTAGTAGCTTGGTGCTGCTGAGTGTAGTTGAAGAAGTTGCAGATTCTACTGGAAGTGTAATGACATCTCCAGAGACAGTAGCCCAACTACTGGAAAATGCCAAATCCTTGTTTTCCCAACAAGGAATTCGAGCTGAAACTCTTGAACGGCAAGGAAAACCTGCTTTTACTATCTGCGATGTTGCAGATGAGGTAGGAGCAGATTTAATCATCATGGGCTGTCGCGGATTGGGATTAACAGACGAGGGGTCACAGGATAGCGTGACAACTCGCGTCATTAATCTTTCCCCGTGTCCCGTGTTGATAGTGCCGTAG
- the speD gene encoding adenosylmethionine decarboxylase produces the protein MQSYPVGDTPLVPVGRHCILELYDCPTHLLNNPVFIKQALEEAAKVAKSTLLSEVTHHFEPYGVTGLALLAESHISIHTWPEYGYIAVDIFTCGEYAEPEKACKYLVQAFQASSHTLLTLPRGKLSPEIQKRLEESLVLQVAEC, from the coding sequence ATGCAATCTTACCCGGTGGGGGACACACCTTTGGTTCCAGTTGGCAGACACTGCATTTTAGAGCTTTATGACTGTCCAACACACCTACTTAACAATCCTGTTTTTATTAAACAGGCTCTTGAGGAAGCAGCTAAAGTGGCAAAGTCTACTTTGCTTTCTGAGGTGACTCACCATTTCGAGCCTTATGGAGTCACTGGTCTAGCACTTTTAGCTGAGTCTCACATCTCAATACATACTTGGCCGGAATATGGCTATATAGCTGTGGATATTTTTACCTGCGGCGAATATGCCGAACCGGAGAAAGCTTGCAAATACTTAGTGCAAGCTTTCCAAGCTAGCAGTCATACCCTCTTAACGCTTCCCAGAGGGAAGTTATCGCCTGAAATTCAAAAACGACTTGAGGAGAGTTTGGTTCTTCAAGTTGCCGAGTGTTAG